TCAAGGAAGCTTCCTACGTCAACATCCCAGTCATTGCTTTGACTGACCTGGACTCCCCATCTGAATACGTCGATGTTGCTATCCCATGTAACAACAGAGGTAAGCACTCCATTGGTTTGATCTGGTACTTGTTGGCCAGAGAGGTCTTGAGACTAAGAGGTGCTTTGGTCGACAGAACTCAGCCATGGTCCATCATGCCAGACTTGTACTTTTACAGAAACccagaagagattgagcaacaagtcgctgaagaagctgctggcgctgctgctgacgaagaagaagccaaggAGGAAGTTATTGAAGAGCAAACCGAAGCTACTGAATGGGCTGAGGAGTCTACCGAAGCCGTTGCTTGGTAATCGCCCTTGACATTCACACAAGTATGACGTTTTATCTATAGTTTCTCTCTTACTCATCACCCTCACTGTATTGTTATCGCACAGTAATATACTAGAATTAAACGAAATGTGTTTTTAAAAATATTGAAAAGGTTCTACTTGATACTATTAAGTTAAGATCTTTCATTGGAATTTTCGTAATTACAGTTCATTATTCCTGCTCATTCCCATTAGCGCCTCCTAATATACATATTACCTATTTCTGTTTTGGAAAAGCCTTATTCTACAATTCGTCTTCTACATATAGTAGCTATAGGTAGAATACATACCATGAATTGATTTGTTTAAGAAACTTAGTTCATGGACTTGACCAACTTGTTGATGAATTCTTCACGGTTACCGAAAGCACCACCTTGGATAAAGtgcttgaactttcttggGACACCCCAGCCACCAGATGGGTTGGACAACTTGAATGGCCACAAGAAGTTGTTAGCTTGCTTGAAGTGTGGACCAACGGTGACGATTTCGTGGATCAAATCATCGATGGACAAGATACCGTACTTACCCAAGTTTTCTTCGATGACGGCGTTGTCAGACAAAGCAATTCTTTGCTTGTTGACCTTACCGAAACCTCTCTTGTAGACCAATTGTCTAACAGTAGAGTAAGATGGGTAACCGTAAGCAACGTATGGTTCGATCAACTTCAACAATTCAGCGGTAGCCTTGGTGACCTTAACGAAGGTACCAGAGTTGATTTGAGTCAATCTCAACAATTGTAAAACCTTTCTTGGCTTTGGTGGAATCTTGTTGATACCCTTGATTCTGACAACGAAGACCAATTTTGGTTGAGCTTCGACGTAGAAAGAACCAGAGGCCTTGGCATCACGCTTAGCTTGGAT
The sequence above is drawn from the Torulaspora globosa chromosome 5, complete sequence genome and encodes:
- a CDS encoding 60S ribosomal protein uL30 (ancestral locus Anc_6.206), translated to MAAEKILAPESLLKKNKAQQKSIEQTAAERAARKAANKEKRAVILERNTAYQKEYEAAQRAVIQAKRDAKASGSFYVEAQPKLVFVVRIKGINKIPPKPRKVLQLLRLTQINSGTFVKVTKATAELLKLIEPYVAYGYPSYSTVRQLVYKRGFGKVNKQRIALSDNAVIEENLGKYGILSIDDLIHEIVTVGPHFKQANNFLWPFKLSNPSGGWGVPRKFKHFIQGGAFGNREEFINKLVKSMN